Proteins found in one Haloferax litoreum genomic segment:
- a CDS encoding MATE family efflux transporter, with translation MSVPEGGSLTEGDLKRPMFELAWPIIVTELLQVAYNLADTVWLGRLSTDAVAAISLAFPLIFLLISVGGGFTVAGSTLVAQYTGAKSEGSAGTVAGQTLTFITLIAITVGIIGFFATDAMLGVLPSSPATAGQVIPLAGDYMRVFFLGLPFLFGFFVFSALMRGYGNTRAPMVVMFISVVINVVIDPIFIFGFESNPLFGMLGLRGLETSLFAATGFDGLEVAGAAYATVLSRGVATVIGIYVIFGTSAGPDVQLSDFRPQFEYIKKIVDIGVPSAIEQSATALGFITLTAMVVTFAPEVVAAFGLGNRLTSLVFLPALGLGRATNTIVGQNLGAQKPDRAESAVWLAAKVGASVMVVIGVVAYLFAEPIVAFFISTGTESAAQTIDLGVEYVRIRAFEFGFIGVLQVVLGAYRGAGNTKTALSFSLLALWLGRVPTVYLLSFQFGFAETGIWLGMAVGQILGAIAATAWFTRGTWKESVIDADASAG, from the coding sequence GTGTCTGTCCCCGAAGGAGGTTCCCTCACCGAGGGTGACCTCAAACGTCCAATGTTCGAACTGGCGTGGCCGATTATCGTCACCGAACTCCTCCAGGTGGCCTACAACCTCGCCGACACGGTGTGGCTTGGTCGCCTCTCGACTGACGCCGTCGCCGCTATCAGCCTCGCGTTCCCGCTCATCTTCCTCCTCATCTCCGTGGGCGGAGGTTTCACCGTCGCAGGGAGTACGCTCGTCGCCCAGTACACCGGCGCGAAGAGTGAAGGCTCCGCCGGCACTGTCGCCGGCCAGACGCTCACGTTCATCACCCTCATCGCCATCACCGTGGGTATCATCGGATTCTTTGCCACCGACGCGATGCTCGGCGTCCTCCCGAGTTCGCCAGCGACCGCAGGTCAGGTCATCCCCCTCGCCGGCGACTACATGCGCGTGTTCTTCCTCGGGTTACCGTTCCTCTTTGGCTTCTTCGTCTTCTCCGCGCTCATGCGCGGGTACGGGAACACCCGCGCCCCGATGGTCGTGATGTTCATCAGCGTCGTCATCAACGTCGTCATCGACCCCATCTTCATCTTCGGCTTCGAGTCCAACCCGCTGTTCGGTATGCTCGGCCTCCGGGGCCTCGAAACGAGTCTCTTCGCTGCGACAGGGTTCGACGGCCTCGAAGTGGCCGGGGCAGCGTACGCGACGGTTCTCTCACGCGGCGTCGCCACCGTCATCGGCATCTACGTCATCTTCGGTACCTCCGCCGGTCCGGACGTTCAGCTCTCGGACTTCCGACCACAGTTCGAGTACATCAAGAAAATCGTCGATATCGGCGTTCCGAGTGCTATCGAGCAGTCGGCGACGGCGCTCGGGTTCATCACCCTCACCGCGATGGTCGTCACGTTCGCACCGGAAGTCGTCGCCGCGTTCGGCCTCGGTAACCGCCTCACGTCGCTGGTGTTCCTCCCTGCACTCGGCCTCGGCCGTGCGACCAACACCATCGTCGGGCAAAACCTCGGTGCGCAGAAACCTGACCGCGCCGAGAGCGCCGTCTGGTTGGCAGCGAAAGTCGGCGCGAGCGTGATGGTCGTCATCGGCGTCGTCGCCTACCTCTTCGCCGAACCAATCGTCGCGTTCTTCATCTCGACCGGCACCGAGTCCGCCGCCCAGACCATCGACTTGGGTGTCGAGTACGTCCGGATTCGTGCCTTCGAGTTCGGCTTCATCGGCGTTTTGCAGGTCGTTCTCGGTGCGTACCGCGGTGCCGGAAACACGAAGACTGCCCTCAGTTTCTCGCTGCTCGCGCTCTGGCTTGGCCGAGTTCCCACCGTCTACCTGCTGTCGTTCCAGTTCGGGTTCGCGGAAACGGGTATCTGGCTTGGCATGGCTGTCGGACAGATACTCGGTGCCATCGCTGCGACGGCGTGGTTCACCCGCGGCACGTGGAAAGAGAGCGTCATCGACGCGGACGCGAGTGCCGGCTAA
- a CDS encoding 2Fe-2S iron-sulfur cluster-binding protein: protein MAVISLVGVGAGLVLVLLAVALHFSKGTGWEPTADITQEVLERRAATVPETDFPEPMNRSIGGGAVAGAIAGGEEGAELEGEEAEEEEPSPADMPEDEVEYFEIEFVKQGETIELASNQTVLDQGEDAGMDLPYACRQGSCVSCAGKITNGPAEEYVTHHTQETLSDDEMENGYTLTCVAYPKADFAIETGEAP, encoded by the coding sequence ATGGCAGTCATCAGTCTGGTGGGTGTCGGGGCCGGATTAGTCCTGGTACTCCTCGCCGTCGCCCTGCACTTCTCGAAGGGCACCGGTTGGGAACCAACCGCCGACATCACGCAAGAGGTCCTCGAGCGCCGTGCGGCGACCGTCCCGGAGACCGACTTCCCCGAACCAATGAACCGCTCCATCGGCGGTGGCGCGGTCGCTGGTGCAATCGCCGGTGGCGAAGAAGGTGCCGAACTCGAAGGCGAAGAAGCCGAAGAGGAAGAACCGAGTCCCGCGGACATGCCCGAAGACGAAGTCGAATACTTCGAAATCGAGTTCGTCAAGCAGGGCGAGACCATCGAACTGGCGAGCAACCAGACGGTGCTCGACCAAGGTGAAGACGCAGGGATGGACCTCCCGTACGCGTGCCGTCAAGGTTCGTGTGTCTCCTGTGCCGGGAAGATTACCAACGGCCCCGCCGAAGAGTACGTGACTCACCACACGCAGGAGACCCTCTCCGACGACGAGATGGAGAACGGATACACCCTGACGTGTGTGGCCTACCCGAAGGCCGACTTCGCCATCGAGACTGGCGAAGCACCGTAA
- the gnd gene encoding phosphogluconate dehydrogenase (NAD(+)-dependent, decarboxylating), producing the protein MQLGVIGLGRMGRIVVDRVLDAGHEVVAFDLSEEAVAAAADAGAEPAESVADLADRLGDDKRIWLMVPAGDAVDATLDDLDPHLDADDVVVDGGNSHFEASVRRAEACSAAYLDCGTSGGPAGAELGFSLMIGGPQWAYDEMTPVFDAVATNPDGHDRMGEAGSGHYVKMVHNGVEYALMQAYGEGFELLAEGRYDLNLEAVARTWNNGAVIRSWLLELCEEAFREEGTDLGDVDDHIAGGSTGTWTVQEALEQEVPVPLIYQSLAERFGSRAADRFSRRLANRLRYGFGRHEVARKDD; encoded by the coding sequence ATGCAACTAGGCGTCATCGGCCTCGGCCGTATGGGGCGCATCGTCGTCGACCGAGTGCTCGATGCCGGGCACGAGGTCGTCGCCTTCGACCTCTCCGAAGAGGCAGTCGCAGCAGCGGCAGACGCGGGCGCAGAACCCGCCGAGAGCGTCGCTGACCTCGCCGACCGACTCGGAGACGACAAGCGAATCTGGCTCATGGTCCCCGCGGGCGACGCGGTGGACGCGACGCTCGACGACCTCGACCCGCACCTCGACGCAGACGACGTGGTCGTCGACGGCGGCAACTCACACTTCGAGGCGTCGGTTCGTCGTGCCGAAGCGTGTTCCGCGGCGTACCTCGACTGTGGAACCTCCGGCGGTCCCGCCGGTGCCGAACTCGGCTTCTCACTCATGATTGGGGGCCCACAGTGGGCCTACGACGAGATGACGCCCGTCTTCGACGCCGTCGCGACCAATCCCGACGGCCACGACCGGATGGGCGAAGCAGGGTCTGGCCACTACGTGAAGATGGTCCACAACGGCGTCGAGTACGCGCTGATGCAGGCCTACGGCGAAGGATTCGAACTGCTCGCCGAGGGTCGCTACGACCTCAACCTCGAAGCGGTCGCACGCACGTGGAACAACGGCGCAGTCATCCGTTCGTGGCTCCTCGAACTCTGTGAAGAGGCGTTCCGCGAGGAAGGAACCGACCTCGGCGACGTGGACGACCACATCGCTGGCGGGTCGACTGGCACGTGGACGGTCCAAGAGGCGCTCGAACAGGAAGTTCCCGTTCCGCTCATCTACCAGTCGCTCGCCGAGCGCTTCGGGTCGCGCGCCGCCGACCGATTCTCGCGACGACTCGCCAACCGACTTCGATACGGGTTCGGCCGCCACGAAGTCGCACGGAAAGACGACTAA
- a CDS encoding ATP-grasp domain-containing protein, with protein sequence MTSIALATCEELPSLVDDDASFLDALRDRGVTAEPTVWSDETVEWSDYDAVVVRSIWDYYKRPDEFTAWVDELDTSSCTVLNSVETLRWNSHKFYLRDLERHGISTLPTEYVEQGGDVSLTSVFDDRGWDELVVKPAVSAGAFETKRIGREDAEAEQSWVESLVARKDVLVQEFADDITDGEWSLVFFGDGFSHAVVKRPESGDYRVQEKHGGSVHVETPSESLREHARDVVDAVADEMDGDRPLYARVDGVERDGDFVLLEVELIEPELFFRVDAGAGGLLSDAILDRL encoded by the coding sequence GTGACCTCCATCGCACTCGCCACCTGTGAAGAACTCCCCTCGCTCGTCGACGACGACGCGTCGTTTCTCGACGCACTTCGCGACCGAGGTGTGACCGCAGAACCGACCGTCTGGTCCGACGAGACTGTCGAGTGGAGCGACTACGACGCCGTCGTCGTCAGGTCGATTTGGGACTACTACAAACGGCCCGACGAGTTCACCGCGTGGGTCGATGAACTCGACACCTCGTCCTGTACAGTGTTGAACTCGGTCGAGACACTCCGCTGGAACAGCCACAAGTTCTACCTGCGTGACTTGGAGCGTCACGGCATCTCGACGCTCCCGACCGAGTACGTCGAACAGGGTGGTGACGTGTCGCTCACGTCGGTCTTCGACGACAGAGGGTGGGACGAACTCGTCGTCAAACCCGCGGTGAGCGCCGGCGCGTTCGAGACGAAGCGAATCGGCCGCGAGGACGCCGAAGCAGAGCAGTCGTGGGTCGAGTCACTCGTCGCACGGAAGGACGTGCTCGTCCAAGAGTTCGCCGACGACATCACCGACGGTGAGTGGTCGCTCGTGTTCTTCGGCGACGGGTTCAGCCACGCTGTCGTCAAACGCCCGGAGTCCGGAGATTACCGTGTCCAGGAGAAACACGGTGGAAGCGTCCACGTCGAGACACCGAGCGAGTCACTCCGTGAGCACGCGAGAGACGTCGTCGACGCGGTTGCCGACGAGATGGACGGCGACCGTCCGCTGTACGCCCGCGTCGACGGCGTCGAACGAGACGGCGACTTCGTCCTCCTCGAAGTCGAACTCATCGAACCCGAACTGTTCTTCCGGGTCGACGCCGGCGCCGGTGGCCTCCTGTCGGATGCGATACTCGACCGACTCTGA
- a CDS encoding aminopeptidase, translated as MDERIYEHAEVLVDWSARIEAGDDVVVSVGEGAHDLAVAVAEALGERGANVVTTYASEEVQRAYLRAHAGDFELPDHELALYEAADSVLFLGGTRNTATTADVPTETRQAYGRATEAVREARMATDWVSTVHPTRSMAQQAGMSYEEYADFVYDAILRDWEALADEMANMKEILDDGSEVRIVKEDTDLTMSIEGRTAVNSGASVVYDSHNLPSGEVFTAPVEDAVEGEVFFDVPMTLEGQRVENVHLTFDGGEVVDFSAGQGEEALAGILDTDEGARRLGELGIGMNRGIDRFTDSILFDEKMGDTIHLAVGRAYDACLPEGEDGNQSAVHVDMITDMSEDSRIEVDGEVVQRNGTFRWEEGFEG; from the coding sequence ATGGACGAACGTATCTACGAGCATGCCGAGGTACTCGTCGATTGGAGCGCACGAATCGAGGCCGGCGACGACGTGGTCGTCTCGGTCGGTGAGGGCGCTCACGACCTCGCTGTCGCCGTCGCCGAGGCACTCGGTGAACGCGGCGCGAACGTCGTCACGACCTACGCATCAGAAGAAGTTCAGCGCGCGTACCTGCGCGCACACGCCGGCGACTTCGAACTCCCCGACCACGAACTCGCACTCTACGAGGCGGCCGATTCGGTCCTCTTCCTCGGGGGCACGCGAAACACGGCCACGACGGCAGACGTGCCAACCGAGACACGACAAGCCTACGGCCGCGCGACTGAGGCGGTTCGCGAGGCCCGTATGGCGACCGACTGGGTTTCGACGGTCCACCCGACGCGCTCGATGGCCCAACAGGCCGGTATGTCCTACGAGGAGTACGCCGATTTCGTCTACGATGCCATCCTCCGGGACTGGGAGGCCCTCGCAGACGAGATGGCGAACATGAAAGAGATTCTCGACGACGGCTCAGAGGTCCGAATCGTCAAGGAAGACACCGACCTCACGATGTCTATCGAGGGTCGGACAGCGGTCAACTCCGGTGCGTCTGTCGTCTACGACTCACACAACCTCCCGTCCGGCGAGGTGTTCACCGCACCCGTCGAAGACGCCGTCGAGGGGGAGGTGTTCTTCGACGTGCCGATGACGCTCGAAGGTCAGCGTGTCGAGAACGTCCACCTCACGTTCGACGGCGGCGAAGTCGTAGACTTCAGCGCGGGGCAGGGTGAAGAGGCACTCGCCGGCATCCTCGATACCGACGAGGGTGCACGCCGTCTCGGAGAACTCGGTATCGGAATGAACCGCGGTATCGACCGCTTTACCGACAGTATCCTCTTCGACGAGAAGATGGGCGACACCATCCACCTCGCCGTCGGGCGCGCCTACGACGCCTGTCTCCCCGAGGGTGAAGATGGGAACCAGTCTGCAGTCCACGTAGACATGATAACCGACATGAGCGAAGACTCGCGCATCGAAGTCGACGGCGAAGTCGTCCAACGCAACGGGACGTTCCGCTGGGAAGAGGGGTTCGAAGGCTGA
- a CDS encoding rubrerythrin-like domain-containing protein, with translation MTDDITTREPTDLVEAESRELVEPEPAELAERRPEELVERPTEALVERAWYECVSCGYRSGHGVHEQLCPRCGGMLKHIGVAQE, from the coding sequence ATGACTGACGATATCACCACACGCGAGCCAACAGACCTCGTGGAAGCGGAGTCGAGAGAACTCGTCGAACCGGAACCGGCCGAACTGGCCGAACGCCGCCCCGAAGAACTGGTCGAACGACCGACCGAAGCGCTCGTCGAACGGGCGTGGTACGAGTGTGTCTCGTGTGGCTACCGCTCTGGACACGGCGTCCACGAACAACTGTGTCCCCGCTGTGGCGGGATGCTGAAGCACATCGGGGTGGCTCAAGAGTAA
- a CDS encoding 30S ribosomal protein S6e has translation MAEFMVVVADPDSGETHQFDVEGQDANRFLGRDLGDEVDGGAVGLDGFTLELTGGSDKAGRPMHPEVPGSNLKEILSEGGIGYAPSRDGERKRVTVRGRQVSEETVQINAKVVEGGDVAAALGEDDDDEEEADE, from the coding sequence ATGGCAGAATTCATGGTCGTCGTCGCCGACCCCGACTCCGGCGAGACCCACCAGTTCGACGTCGAAGGACAGGACGCAAACCGATTCCTCGGCCGTGACCTCGGTGACGAGGTCGACGGCGGTGCCGTCGGCCTCGACGGATTCACGCTCGAACTGACGGGCGGGTCCGACAAGGCTGGTCGTCCGATGCACCCCGAAGTCCCCGGTTCGAACCTCAAGGAAATCCTCAGCGAAGGCGGTATCGGCTACGCCCCGTCCCGTGACGGCGAGCGCAAGCGTGTCACCGTCCGCGGCCGTCAGGTCTCCGAAGAGACCGTCCAAATCAACGCGAAAGTCGTCGAAGGCGGCGACGTCGCCGCCGCACTCGGCGAAGACGACGACGACGAAGAAGAAGCAGACGAGTAA
- a CDS encoding DUF7112 family protein, giving the protein MPEQLPSDHPSVQTFRANIARSGGTRRPCLRVPDEVPAADGDFVRLHLDGTASHARLSADASGLVIRGAYDNKRLARSPGEGENRLVEWCRENDRGPDDAVELDSLDGGYQFGLRVPGVRTVYRITERPNDSLSSIAEKFGLSDE; this is encoded by the coding sequence GTGCCCGAGCAACTACCATCCGACCATCCGTCGGTCCAGACGTTCCGCGCGAACATCGCCCGCAGCGGTGGCACTCGTCGCCCCTGTCTGCGCGTCCCTGACGAAGTCCCGGCCGCAGACGGCGACTTCGTTCGCCTCCACCTCGACGGAACGGCCTCCCACGCACGTCTCTCCGCCGACGCCTCTGGTCTCGTGATTCGCGGTGCGTACGACAACAAACGCCTCGCACGCTCGCCCGGCGAGGGTGAGAACCGCCTCGTGGAGTGGTGCCGCGAGAACGACCGCGGCCCAGACGATGCCGTCGAACTCGACTCGCTCGACGGTGGCTACCAGTTCGGTCTCCGCGTTCCGGGTGTTCGAACCGTCTACCGAATCACTGAACGGCCGAACGACTCGCTTTCGAGTATCGCGGAGAAGTTCGGCTTGTCGGACGAGTAA
- a CDS encoding DUF5807 family protein: MSKVAEYLAGERLDDVALFLTHEYLDSEGKLPNMGEEVENGYILVVPGDDGRRAFAAGTGMDAMEFAQTAMGNDGDIDHDLSSGTCPDAAPDENHEPKFIFSFAEAQNEEVGGIYEDGDVVHAYAKCTCGATYSDRWVVDDE, from the coding sequence ATGAGCAAGGTAGCGGAGTACCTCGCGGGCGAACGTCTCGACGACGTGGCGCTCTTCCTGACACACGAGTATCTCGACAGCGAAGGCAAACTCCCGAACATGGGTGAGGAGGTCGAAAACGGGTACATCCTCGTCGTCCCCGGCGACGACGGACGCCGCGCGTTCGCCGCCGGGACGGGGATGGACGCGATGGAGTTCGCCCAGACGGCGATGGGCAACGACGGCGACATCGACCACGACCTGAGTAGTGGCACCTGCCCCGACGCGGCACCCGACGAGAACCACGAACCGAAGTTCATCTTCTCGTTCGCCGAGGCACAAAACGAGGAGGTCGGCGGTATCTACGAAGACGGCGACGTCGTCCACGCCTACGCGAAGTGCACCTGCGGGGCGACGTACTCCGACCGCTGGGTCGTCGACGACGAATAA
- a CDS encoding DHH family phosphoesterase yields MEDELIDSSRLSLPRKSVLPGAGFFYPDSLDESRAEERAREKLEDASVAVVTDTDADGLGCVALIREMYDAALDVADFEDRIEERLRGDEEEAVEDDAEAEDAVVDVAEEEEEEERPTSPVALVGSSPYSLEDDLLRVAEYAPEGIDVFVCDLCPDKYEYVEEELEALAEVAGSIRWFDHHQWKPEVEQQVRDAGVDLVVGESDEECSTDVALRELDYDFDDRFVELAAVTRDHDLWLNEDERSQDLADYAYWTSKEEYVAVVGAYGADLPPVVEEYIAHRRIEKENLIEAAVDRADMKAVGDWTVGITYGRCSQNEVADALREKGADAAVIVKPAGSASIRGSDDFERCHEVAGLVNGGGHPKAAGCKPDIYDDMLDYAHHWTTQGATTKRVILNAFERVAEMPEEEEDIETDR; encoded by the coding sequence ATGGAAGACGAGCTCATCGACAGTTCTCGACTCTCGCTCCCCCGCAAGTCCGTCCTCCCGGGAGCGGGCTTTTTCTACCCCGACTCGCTCGACGAATCGCGCGCCGAAGAGCGTGCCAGAGAGAAACTCGAAGACGCCTCGGTCGCAGTCGTCACCGACACCGACGCCGACGGCCTCGGGTGTGTCGCGCTCATCCGCGAGATGTACGACGCCGCCCTCGACGTCGCAGACTTCGAAGACCGCATCGAAGAGCGACTACGCGGCGACGAGGAAGAAGCAGTCGAAGACGACGCCGAAGCCGAAGACGCCGTCGTGGACGTTGCTGAAGAAGAAGAAGAAGAAGAGCGACCCACATCACCCGTCGCACTCGTTGGGTCGAGTCCGTACTCGCTCGAAGACGACCTACTACGCGTCGCCGAGTACGCGCCGGAGGGTATCGACGTGTTCGTCTGTGACCTCTGTCCGGACAAGTACGAGTACGTCGAAGAGGAACTCGAAGCACTCGCCGAGGTTGCAGGGTCGATTCGATGGTTCGACCACCACCAGTGGAAGCCCGAGGTCGAACAGCAGGTCCGCGATGCGGGCGTGGACCTCGTCGTCGGCGAGTCCGACGAAGAGTGTTCGACCGACGTGGCACTCCGCGAACTCGACTACGACTTCGACGACCGATTCGTCGAACTCGCCGCGGTCACTCGCGACCACGACCTCTGGTTGAACGAAGACGAGCGGAGTCAGGACCTCGCCGACTACGCCTACTGGACCTCAAAGGAGGAGTACGTCGCCGTCGTCGGTGCCTACGGGGCCGACCTTCCGCCGGTCGTCGAAGAGTACATCGCACACCGTCGCATCGAGAAAGAGAACCTCATCGAAGCCGCCGTGGACCGCGCGGACATGAAGGCGGTCGGTGACTGGACCGTCGGCATCACCTACGGTCGCTGTTCGCAGAACGAAGTGGCAGACGCCCTCCGCGAGAAGGGTGCCGACGCCGCGGTCATCGTCAAACCCGCCGGGAGTGCGAGTATCCGCGGGTCGGACGACTTCGAACGCTGTCACGAAGTCGCCGGCCTCGTCAACGGCGGCGGCCACCCGAAGGCGGCCGGGTGTAAACCCGACATCTACGACGACATGCTTGACTACGCCCACCACTGGACGACACAGGGCGCAACCACGAAGCGCGTCATCCTCAACGCGTTCGAACGCGTCGCGGAGATGCCCGAAGAAGAGGAAGATATCGAGACGGACCGGTAA